DNA sequence from the Candidatus Angelobacter sp. genome:
CCAGTTGCACGAGTTCGCGGTCGGCAATATGCGTGAGCGGCTGGAACTCACCCGCGCAAGGGCGGAGCCGAGGGAGCGAGATCGTCAGTTGCGCTTTCCAGCAATTTCGCAGGAGGTAACCCGCGTGCGCCGCAACCGCGAGCGCTTCGAGCCGCCAGTCGCTCAACCCGAACAACGCGCCGATGCCGAGTCGGCGGAAACCCGCTGCGTAAGCGCGCTCTGGCGTTTCGAGCCGCCAGTCGAAGTTTCGTTTCGGCCCCGCGATGTGCATCTCGCCATAAACCGCGCGATCGTAAGTTTCCTGATAAACCACGAGTCCATCCGCGCCGGCCTGGACGATCGGCTCGTAGTCCTCCGTTTCCATCGGCCCGACTTCGAGCGAGATGCTGGGAATCTCCTCGTGCAACGCGCGGACGCAGTCGGCCAGATAATTTCCGGAGACAAACTTCGGATGTTCGCCCGCGACGAGCAGCAGGTTACGAAAGCCCTGGTCCTGAAGCTCGCGCGCTTCACGTAGCACTTCGTCCACGGTGAGCGTCACGCGCGTAATCGGGTTGTCACGGGAGAACCCGCAGTATTTGCAGTTGTTGACGCATTCGTTGGAAAGATAGAGCGGGGCAAAGAGGCGGATGACTTTGCCGAAGCGCTGTTGAGTCAGCGCCTGTGAACGGCGGCAGAGTGGCTCCAGTAATTCGCTTCCGGCCGGGGAAATTAAATGAGCGAAGTCAGCCAGCGACAGGCTCGAACCCGCCACGCTGTCGCGCACGGCGTCCATCGAAGCCGTTTGCGCCCGGCGCAACAAATCGGCGAGCGGCAGCGCGTTGAACGCGGTGACAAAACTCATCACCGGCAACGTAGCAAACGAGTCGCGTATGTCGAGAGTGGAGGGCTCCGCCTCGTCGGGGGCCCCGTCCAGAACGGGGAAGTCAGGGCACCGACAAAGCGGTGCCCTCCAGGTGCATGGTCTTTTCTTCTCCGAGTGGGGCCGGGGTTCATGCTTCACCATGTTTGCGGGTCAAGGGAGCCTGAAGGCTGAACCCCAACTGGCTGTCAAACAGACCGAAAGGCCCTTGCCTCAGGTACGGACGGTGGTTTTGACATTCCCCCGACCATCTTCTAGCTTTCGCGCGCACATGAACGTTTTGCGACACACGGACAAGGGGTTCGCTGCGAAGCTGCGCCCGCTCGCGACACACAGCAGTTTGTTTGACCCGGTCATCGAGGAGCGCACGCGCGTCATCCTGCAGGACGTTTACACACGCGGCGACGCAGCGTTGCTCGAACTGACGGAGCGCTTTGATGGCGCCAAATTGACGGCCCATCAACTGGCGATCACGAAAGCGGAGCTGGTTGGAGCGTCGTTGCGAGCCGATGAATCCCTGCGCGCGGCGGTTGAAGTGACGCGAAGGAACGTCGAGTTTTTCAGCAGGAAATCGCTCCGGAAAAAATGGTCGGCGAAGAATGCGCAAGGGGCGAAGGTCGGAGAGAAATTCGATCCGTTCCGGCGCGTCGGCATTTACATTCCGGGCGGCACCGCTCCGCTGGTCTCGACGGCGTTGATGACCGTGACGCTGGCGAAGGTCGCGGGTTGTCCGGAGATCGTCGTTTGCACGCCGTGTGGCAAAGATGGCGCAATCAATCCGGCGCTCCTCTATGCTGCACGTGTGGCGGGCGCGACGGAGATTTACCGCGTGGGCGGCGCGCAGGCGATTGCCGCGATGACCTATGGCACGCCGACCATCCGTCACGTGCAAAAGATTTTTGGTCCCGGCAACGCGTACGTGGTGGCGGCGAAAC
Encoded proteins:
- the hisD gene encoding histidinol dehydrogenase, whose translation is MNVLRHTDKGFAAKLRPLATHSSLFDPVIEERTRVILQDVYTRGDAALLELTERFDGAKLTAHQLAITKAELVGASLRADESLRAAVEVTRRNVEFFSRKSLRKKWSAKNAQGAKVGEKFDPFRRVGIYIPGGTAPLVSTALMTVTLAKVAGCPEIVVCTPCGKDGAINPALLYAARVAGATEIYRVGGAQAIAAMTYGTPTIRHVQKIFGPGNAYVVAAKRLLFGHVSVDLLPGPSEVLVLADDTANARFIAADLLAQAEHGSGHERVWLVTTSAPLLRKVEREIERQLPKLSRREFISRALANNGWLIQVKSIEQGIELVNRLAPEHCEVMTRNAAKVSQHIVTAGAIFLGPWSPTVLGDYVAGPSHELPTGGAGASFAGLTVDQFQRRTSVVEYNRVALKKSLATVRKFAEVEGLDAHGKSGEVRIKT
- a CDS encoding radical SAM protein, which gives rise to MSFVTAFNALPLADLLRRAQTASMDAVRDSVAGSSLSLADFAHLISPAGSELLEPLCRRSQALTQQRFGKVIRLFAPLYLSNECVNNCKYCGFSRDNPITRVTLTVDEVLREARELQDQGFRNLLLVAGEHPKFVSGNYLADCVRALHEEIPSISLEVGPMETEDYEPIVQAGADGLVVYQETYDRAVYGEMHIAGPKRNFDWRLETPERAYAAGFRRLGIGALFGLSDWRLEALAVAAHAGYLLRNCWKAQLTISLPRLRPCAGEFQPLTHIADRELVQL